The DNA window TTGTTTTCGGTGCACTCGGAGAAGAGGTTCTTGAGATACTCGAGGGACTACCTGTTATACCTATCTAAAAGTGGGCCAAGagtttgttaaataaaatttttatttagaaaatatgaTAGTTAAAGCGAATTTTAAGAAGTTTTCATTTGATAGTATCCAGAGGAAATGGAACAGTTCTTAAaggattttcttttagtttAGTAAGTCGCGAATTTTCCCTTAACAaggtataatatttttcccgAGTGTCAGCTAAAACTTGTGCCAACAAAGCTGTGGTTAAATATGCCAGGACTAAGAAAGCTTGTAATTTACTTGAGTACACCGAGCTGCAGATGTCCTTTTGGCCCTTCCTCCAGTCGCATGTGGCTGCTGGCCAAGTAAGGCCGTTGACAAAGTTTCACCGAGATAGTTTTCGccatttttcttttgatttaCTTGGGGAAATGTGAAACTTCTTGGCCTGCTCTCTCGAATGTGGCAACTATTAATTTCGAGTTAAGGCCGCTGGCTGTTTGGTCTCAGCTTTAGTTGGTTTATTGCTGATTAAATATAAAGTCGGCAAACCAATGGGTAATGTGGTGCGAGGGGAGAGTTTATTGGTCCGCACCTGTTGGGCTCTGTGGCTCTGAGCCGTTCGAGTGGCCCACGTACGTAACCACTTGGTGCTCGAGGACGCAGCAATCCTCAGTCCTCATCAGCATCCATGGGCAGCTCTATTCCGGGCCTCATCCCTCGGCTACTTGTGGCTGTCACAGCAACGGAGGTGGAGCAACAGCCACTTGCTGTTGCAACCGTATTAACATTCTGCTTAGCAACAAATTACGTTCGGGCGGGGGAAGTGGCCAATGAGCCACTTCAGCCGAGTGGcgtgcactgcgagaaataaGCTCGGTGTGACATGGAAAAATCAGTAAAGAGCCCGATTACTAGAATATTCGATTAACTATGAGTAAACCTAATTGTGTCTCAGACATTTTTCAGAGTGGAAAATAAGTATGTCGACTTGGAtggagttttttttattttcttaatattatttggGATGTTTTATGAGGTATTAATGTTCATTTAGCTAAGGAGTGggaataattataaatatattaagctcaaaaattaaaagaaatacaataaatatgttATAGATAGAACTATTTATGTAAGTTACTTTCAGAGGTAAATAAGTTACTTACAGATATAGGAGCAAAATCTTGATAGAAACCCTTCAAGGTAAAGATTACTAAAGGCACTTAATGGACCACTCCCTTTTTCGCAGTGCACCCGTCTGGCCAACCGACTTAAATCATCTGCCCCAAGTTCAATGGAGTTTCAAGTAACCGCTTTCCCGACTTGCAGACTCTAGTTGGTTGGGTTTGGGTGTTGGGCTTTCGAGAGGGGCGGAACGATGAGCAGGGAAAATGATGATGGCGATGACGAGGTCCTGACGAAATGAGCCAAGTGACCAAGTACAATTTCCGGCTGACGGCGAACAGCTGAGTCTGCTTAATGCACAAAGAGCCAGTGCGGGAAACTTAAACAGCACGGCTTTGGCAGTTTgagttgttgtttgttttgattaaaaattaagcaTGTCCTGGTCGGGATGGGACTCAAACCGGAGCTGGGACTGGACCAGGGACCTCCAGTACGTGCTCGGCTTGGGGAATTAGGCGGCAAGCAGAAGTAAATGCGTGCCGtaataaattcaaatcaaCTTCGGATGCCCGGCTACATGGTCATCAAATCGATTGGAACACAAGTCGCACCCGCACACACGAGCCCATCATTGGGAAGGAGCAGTCCCAGGATGCTCTTTAGTTTTTGCCAGCTATAAATTTTAGCTGCCGGGTCCCTTTTCGGCTTCCATTTTACAATGTTCACTTTGCAGATCCAACACGGACTTTGTCCGGACTTAAGCGCATTACGGACTCCGGCGATTCCGGAACTGGGACTCGGATGCGGACTCGGATTCGGATCCGGACACTAGGGGGAGGCCAAAGTCTTTTAATGTCTTATCGCttgtgcaaataaataagcGGGCAATGGCTTTCGGCTCAAGCCTTGTTATCCCGGTTGAGCAATTGATTTGTTCGTTAACTGTCTTATGCAAATTTCGCTGAGTGATTCAATTAGCCCATGTCCAGTCCGTAACACGTGGCGTATACTTAATAACTACTGCACACCAGGAGAGACAAAAGGCAGGCGAAGACATATATTCAATTGACATGATGGGAGAATTACTTCCCTCGCTCTCTTTTTTGTCATTTCccgttttgtttttcatttttgtgaCCTTCCTTTTGCAACCGGCAACGGAAGTAGCGTTTCCGCCAAACAAACAAGACAATGACTTCCGGTTGCCAAAGCCATTGATTTGGTCATTAGGGAAGCGGACATTGAGAACAGACCAGTAACTAGGAAATTTTGATGCGAATTATGAAAAATGaacatgaaaaatatttaaatatttattttcttatcacTCTGCAAAAAAACAGTGcctaaaaataatgtataaaaagaaatgtataaaaagaaaaattgccACCCCACCTTGGCATAGATACTCCTCTGATTTAATCCAATAACTCTCTCACCCAGCGTCTTTAGCAATTCCTCTATTCGACGCACCTTTCTATAGTTTAAAGCATATAAGGGAAATTTTAAAGACAATCCCAAACATTGTAGAAACGTGGCAAAGTTCATCAAATCTTGGTGCTTTGTTCCGTTTCGAAAGAGCTTCATTCCCAGGTGGAAGGGATATCCGACGGTGAAAAGCAAGCTGACGGTAATGGTGGCAAAGGATTCCATTGGATTCCAGTTTTTCAGGatcaaataaaagtatttcCAGCACAAAGCGATGGCTTTATAAGTAGCTCAAGCTATTGATGGTTGACATGTCGAATTCGCAATAGCTTTGGCACTGAGCTAGTCGCTTTGCTTTTATACGAAATTGTTGGACATCAGTAATTGCACCTAATAAAGTCTATAGAATGTAATCGAAACCACCTGCGAATTCTTAGGTTGACAATGCAATTCATGTGGAAAAAGTCACCTAGTCAACTCTTATACCCATAATAATTATCATAAGGACTTTATTTAAcctgcaaataaaaaattgttcagattaatacaaattaagtattgttaaatatatttttaataattttataattataatttttttttctttaactcTAGGAACCCAAGAAACCCTAATAACACGTAACGGATGTTCACTTTCTCATTCTTATTATAATCGTGAATAGGGAGTAGGCACCTTTGAGGGTGGAGAAGAATGTGTCCAGATGGATTCTCATCATGCCACCAGCCACGGCGGTGCTCTTCCTCAAGGACAGCTCCACGAACAGCATCATTTTCCGCTTGAAACTCCTGCTCTGAGCGTGCCAATTGCAACTGAAGGCCGCGTAGTGGAGCCGTCCAAACCAGTATTCGTTGTCGGTGCCGAAGTAGCAGGATGGGAAGATCTGCAGGGGCATGGCCAGGGAGTAGAAGATGAAGTACATCCTAGCCATGGGCTCGCTGACGAAGAACACAAGGGCTGCAATGCCGATGCAGACATTCAGGGCGGTCACCGTAAATTGAATTAGCATGGGCAGGGAAATGAAGGCCTCAACACGACGAAAAAGTCTGTGAAATAAGAGAAACATTTTGCTAATGGAATAGGGACTATACGATTTGTTTCGTaactataaataaatgcatttactgccaaataaaaagttatacatgtatttgttttcattttttctttagACTGACTGTTCAATAGCAAAattgttctttaaaaaatatttgctttatataattaatataataaaaactcaCTCTATAATCCGCTTGTGATCCGTGATGCAGGCCTCGAGTTCCTTCTCCGCGTTTTCACCTGGATCCACTCCAACCTGCTCGAACCTCTTGTAGAGCATCTTAATGTGCGCTGAGATCAGGCACAGGACCACCGCTGGAAAGCAGTCGCTGACGTAGTTCTGCAGCAGCTGGAAGGACACGCCGGCGATCTGATACACATTGGCTATATAGTAGTTCCTGGTGGAGTGCAGCCAGTCGAAGGGAAACCAGGCGGGATACATGAGGCCCCGCTCCTCCTTGAACAGAAAGGAGAGCTCGGCGAACAGGGCGCAGGGCATGTAGATGCCGATGAAAATGTACAGCACATTCCTCAGCTGCACCCTCACCTGCCCATAGATAGCTCTTTGTTCCTGGCCGACAACGCGCTCGTCCAGGAGCCTCAAAAGCCTCTCCATTTCCAGGACATCCTTGATGTTATAGGCGTACAGCAGGCACTTCGCCGAGCAGGCCGAGCAGGTGGCAAAGGTGGTCAGGTTGAGGATGTCCTCGGTGAGGTTGGGGTTCCGAAGAAGCGACATGCCCAGGTGAAGGGGATAGCACAGGGTCACCAGCAGATTCATCAGGATGCTGTAGGCTAGGTAGAGGTTCCTCCACGACCGCACCCGAAGGTGGGCCACTCCCAGGACTCGCCAGGCGGTCCAATGGCTCTTGAAAAATTCCAGACTGTCGACTGCTACTTGCCTCATGGTTTCTGTGTTTCTTGGCCCTAATTTCGTGTGTTTCTCCATTTAAATACCATTTGGTGATGGCTCAATTGGTGCGCTTGTCCAATTATGTAATTAAGCTTGCGTGGCCATAACAATTAGGAATTAGGCCCATTGTTACCACCTGCCGATGAACTAAGGCTTCCCATTCAGCCAGCAAATGGAGAATGAAGCCTATTTTAAGTACCACGACATAGGGGATGGTATTCATTTCAC is part of the Drosophila biarmipes strain raj3 chromosome 2R, RU_DBia_V1.1, whole genome shotgun sequence genome and encodes:
- the LOC108022382 gene encoding odorant receptor 59a, which codes for MRQVAVDSLEFFKSHWTAWRVLGVAHLRVRSWRNLYLAYSILMNLLVTLCYPLHLGMSLLRNPNLTEDILNLTTFATCSACSAKCLLYAYNIKDVLEMERLLRLLDERVVGQEQRAIYGQVRVQLRNVLYIFIGIYMPCALFAELSFLFKEERGLMYPAWFPFDWLHSTRNYYIANVYQIAGVSFQLLQNYVSDCFPAVVLCLISAHIKMLYKRFEQVGVDPGENAEKELEACITDHKRIIELFRRVEAFISLPMLIQFTVTALNVCIGIAALVFFVSEPMARMYFIFYSLAMPLQIFPSCYFGTDNEYWFGRLHYAAFSCNWHAQSRSFKRKMMLFVELSLRKSTAVAGGMMRIHLDTFFSTLKGAYSLFTIIIRMRK